In Glandiceps talaboti chromosome 4, keGlaTala1.1, whole genome shotgun sequence, a single window of DNA contains:
- the LOC144433741 gene encoding uncharacterized protein LOC144433741, whose amino-acid sequence MSHQLLSVRAKLAGFQYLLQEEDPDIVVGTESWLHSDINSGEIFPANFNVFRKDRTINNDYHGGVFVAVKNNLIAQDEHHLDQVDCEMKWISIHVNGIAPMFIGAFYRSQKTGPEYVRLLENSLEVIPKNASVWILGDFNLPDVDWHSNSFKPCGRYPGPSKAMIDITMNNNLQQMVLEPTRENSILDLCFTNNPTFVNSIQIKPGISDHDIVVLHASIKPKIVKLPKRKVYLYHKADFNKMSNELDALNSSLTEDIVNQLNIDELWNQFSDKIQTAMNDNIPSKITSSKPNVPWINSTLKRNIRKKRKLYDKARKTGNFILWDKFKELRRRNDKQMRKLRQEHINTIGQSLQTDNTKPFWNYIKALRRDVIGVSPLSSMGRIASSAKEKAEILNNQFCSVFTNEDLTCIPNLGISKIPKMPDITITTIGIEKLLKNLKVNKASGPDNIPARILKECATSIAPYYKKSTRNQY is encoded by the coding sequence AGTGTACGCGCAAAACTTGCTGGTTTTCAGTACCTCCTACAGGAAGAAGACCCAGATATAGTTGTTGGAACTGAATCTTGGCTTCATAGTGACATTAATAGTGGTGAAATCTTTCCTGCAAACTTCAATGTATTCCGCAAAGACAGGACAATAAATAATGATTACCATGGAGGAGTATTTGTTGCAGTTAAAAATAATCTCATTGCCCAAGACGAACATCACCTCGATCAAGTTGACTGTGAAATGAAATGGATTAGCATCCATGTAAACGGTATTGCACCAATGTTCATAGGCGCTTTCTATCGCTCACAGAAGACAGGTCCTGAGTATGTACGTCTTCTAGAAAACTCATTAGAAGTCATACCAAAAAATGCATCAGTCTGGATACTAGGAGACTTCAACTTACCAGATGTTGATTGGCACTCAAATTCATTCAAACCCTGTGGTAGATACCCTGGACCCAGCAAAGCTATGATCGACATCACCATGAACAATAATTTGCAACAGATGGTATTAGAACCAACCAGAGAAAATAGTATCTTAGACCTGTGTTTTACCAACAACCCCACTTTTGTAAACAGCATCCAGATAAAGCCTGGCATAAGTGACCATGACATTGTTGTCTTACATGCTTCTATCAAGCCAAAAATTGTCAAGTTACCAAAACGGAAAGTGTACCTATATCATAAAGCCGACTTTAACAAGATGTCAAATGAACTCGATGCTCTTAACAGTAGCCTTACTGAAGACATAGTAAACCAGTTGAATATAGACGAACTCTGGAACCAGTTCTCAGATAAAATTCAGACAGCAATGAATGACAATATACCTTCAAAAATAACTTCATCTAAACCAAACGTACCATGGATAAATTCTACTCTTAAAAGAAATATCAGGAAAAAACGCAAACTATATGACAAAGCAAGAAAGACCGGAAACTTTATATTATGGGACAAATTCAAAGAACTAAGAAGACGAAACGACAAACAGATGAGAAAACTGCGACAAGAACACATAAATACCATTGGTCAAAGCCTCCAGACAGATAACACCAAACCATTCTGGAACTACATCAAAGCGCTCCGCAGAGATGTCATTGGTGTATCGCCACTGTCCAGCATGGGCCGCATAGCATCTAGCGCAAAGGAAAAGGCTGAAATCCTAAATAATCAGTTTTGCTCCGTCTTCACAAATGAAGATCTTACCTGCATCCCAAACTTAGGCATTAGCAAGATCCCAAAAATGCCAGACATCACAATCACAACTATAGGAATAGAAAAATTGCTCAAAAATCTGAAAGTAAACAAAGCATCAGGACCGGACAACATACCCGCAAGAATACTCAAAGAATGCGCCACAAGTATTGCACCATATTACAAAAAATCTACCAGAAATCAATATTAA